A window of Treponema pectinovorum genomic DNA:
TGTGCATTAAAAGTTTCTAGGATTGCATCGGCTATATTTAAAAGCGTATTGTGAGAATCTAATCCTTCTGCCAAAACGATAAATTCGTCTCCGCTAAATCTGTATGCGTGTATATTTTCGCGGACAAAATTTTTTAATATCAGAGCAGCATTGCAGATTACAGCGTCGCCTGCAAAATGTCCTTGAGCGTCGTTTATCAATTTCATGTTGTCTAAATCGATTAAGATTATTCCAAACTTTTTTCTCGATTTTTGAAATTCCCTTTGACAGCGCAATAGATCTTCATTCAATTTTTGTTTGTTGTATATTCCTGTTAAAGTGTCGTGGTAGGCGATGTAACACAATTCTTCGTTTAGTGCTTCTACTTCTTCAATTTTTGAGCGAAAATTTTCTTTGGAAAGCGACAACTCTTTTGTGAGCGAGGCGAGTTTTAAATTTTGATTTTTCAATCGTTCTTGATATTTTTTATCTTGAGTTATGTCTGTAAGGCTAAAAAAGATTAAATCGTTGCGCAGCGTATTTAAAATTACTTTGTACCAGCGCGAATATTTTGGCGAATAAAAACTGTGAACAACTTTTTTGTGGGTTGCTATAGTTTTGGAAGTTGCTTCTGCCCAAGGCATGTCGGAAGTCAATTTTGATTTTAGCGTTGAATACAAAGCTCCTTCATCTTCAAGACCTGGAAACTCTTCTTTAAATGCCTTGTTTATATATAAAACTTTAAAATCAACAGGAATAGAACCCTTTAAAATTGGCACTCCAATTATCACAGGAATTGAAGCATTGTCGACAGTGTTTTTGTATTCTGAAAGTTCAAGCATTTTTTTAATTGATATATTTAAAAATTATAAAATAAACTCTCTGTTATTTTTATATACTTTTTTTGTAACCTTTAACAGTGTATTTTTTTAAATTTTCAGACTTATACAGTGGTTTTTAGGTTGTGAATTTTTTCGTTTTACTGAATTTTGATAAAAATCATTCCTCAAAATTTTAAAGATAAAAACAAAATTTTGAGGATTTTTTAATCTAGTTGTTAAAGCGGATTTCTTGCCAGATGTTGTTATACTTGTCCAATCCTTCGCCAATGTCCATTTTTAACACGCAGTTGTTCATTTGGCTTGCGTCATACATTGGAACTTTTTTTGTAAACTGTGCAGCGTCTGGAATCACAAAACACGGAAAATGAAAAGCATCCAAAAATTTTGCGTATACTTCTGGACGGTGAATGTAGTTTATAAATTCGTTTGCAAGTTCAGGATTTTTTGAATCTTTTAATATGCACATGCTGTCGAGGTATGACGGTCCGCCTTGAACTGGAATAAAAAAGTCGATTGTTTCTGCCCATTTATCTTCGCTAACTTCACCAAATACGACTTCCGCATAGCCCTGGCACAGCCAAAAATCTCCAGAGGCAAAAGATTTTCCAAAACCTTCTGCATCAAATTTTACAAGGTTTGGTTTCCAGTTTTTAATTATCAAATTTTTTGCTTGTGCAAGTTCGTTGTCGTCTAGAGTGTTTAGATCGTATCCAAGAACGGTTAATGCATCGCCTATAACTTCTCTCATATCATCCATCATTGTTGCATGCCCTGCAAACTGCTTGTCTGCAAAGATATTCCACGTCTTTTCGTATGAGCCTTCTTTGATTTTTGTTTTGTTTACACAAACGCCAGCAGCGCCCAAATAATAAGGAGAAGCGTATTCAAACTTTGGATCGTAAACAGCCATTTTTGAAAGCAGCGGATTTATTTTGCTGTTGTTTGTCTGTTTTGCACTGTCCAATTTTTGAACCATTCCCTGAGCAATCATTATTGAAGCATAGTCTTGAGACGGAACTACAATATCGTATCCCTTTGCGCCAGCTTTTAATTTTGCATACATTTCTTCATTTGAAGCATAACTGTCAACTTTTACAGTGCAGTTGAATTCCTTTTCAAAATCGCGCAAAACTTCGTCTGGAGTGTAGTATGTCCAGTTGTAAAGATAAAGTTTTTTTCCGTCATCTCCACACGAAGTGAAAAGACCCACTGCGGCAATAAAACCGAATGCTGCCGTTGCAATTTTAGAGGCGATTTTCATAATTCAACTCCAAAACCTAGATAAAATAAATCTAGAAAAACAAATAAATAAAACACTCACACAGAGCGTTGTTTTAATGGTGAAAATTAGCGTGCCGCTGCAAAGCCTTTTAATCCGCGTCTAAGAGAAAAAGTTAAAATGCAGATTGTGATTATTAGAACAAAAGAAAGCGAATTGATTACAGGGCTTACTCCAAACCTAATCATCGAATAAACATATAGTGGTAAAGTTGTGCTTCCAGGCCC
This region includes:
- a CDS encoding extracellular solute-binding protein yields the protein MKIASKIATAAFGFIAAVGLFTSCGDDGKKLYLYNWTYYTPDEVLRDFEKEFNCTVKVDSYASNEEMYAKLKAGAKGYDIVVPSQDYASIMIAQGMVQKLDSAKQTNNSKINPLLSKMAVYDPKFEYASPYYLGAAGVCVNKTKIKEGSYEKTWNIFADKQFAGHATMMDDMREVIGDALTVLGYDLNTLDDNELAQAKNLIIKNWKPNLVKFDAEGFGKSFASGDFWLCQGYAEVVFGEVSEDKWAETIDFFIPVQGGPSYLDSMCILKDSKNPELANEFINYIHRPEVYAKFLDAFHFPCFVIPDAAQFTKKVPMYDASQMNNCVLKMDIGEGLDKYNNIWQEIRFNN